A DNA window from Loxodonta africana isolate mLoxAfr1 chromosome 7, mLoxAfr1.hap2, whole genome shotgun sequence contains the following coding sequences:
- the LOC100667176 gene encoding olfactory receptor 8K3-like has protein sequence MNKHNLTVLNEFILMGITDRPELQAPLFGFFLIVYVVSVMGNLGLIILTMIDSRLHTPMYFFLRHLAFTDLGYSTAVGPKMLTNFIVGQHTISYNWCASQLAFFCIFIVSEIFILSTMAYDCYVAICNPLLYTVIMSSRVCQMLVVIPYVYSVFLSLLMTIKIFISSFCGYNVIRHFYCDSLPLISLICSNTYDIKLIILAFSGFNLVLSLLTILVSYMMILVAILKMNSAEGRLKAFSTCGSHLTVVVVFYGTLFFMYVNPKSSHSFDTDKMASVFYTMVIPMLNPTIYSLRNKEVKNAVGRTWKVCSNILLKINCRL, from the coding sequence CAATCTAACGGTGCTGAATGAGTTTATTCTAATGGGAATCACAGATCGCCCTGAGCTGCAGGCTCCGCTATTTGGATTCTTCCTCATTGTTTACGTGGTCTCAGTGATGGGTAACCTGGGCTTGATCATCCTCACCATGATAGACTCTAGGCTACAtacacccatgtactttttcctcagacATTTGGCTTTCACTGATCTTGGTTATTCAACAGCTGTTGGACCCAAAATGCTAACAAATTTTATTGTAGGTCAACATACAATTTCTTATAATTGGTGTGCTTCACAGCTAGCTTTCTTTTGTATATTTATAGTTAGTGAAattttcattctttcaacaatggcctatgactgctatgtggccatctgtaaccctctgctttacacGGTCATCATGTCATCAAGAGTATGCCAGATGCTGGTGGTCATACCTTACGTCTACAGTGTCTTTTTGTCTCTTCTGATGaccataaaaatttttatttcatcattttgtgGCTATAATGTCATAAGGCATTTCTACTGTGATAGTCTGCCCTTGATATCTTTGATCTGTTCAAACACATATGATATTAAATTGATAATACTGGCTTTTTCAGGATTCAATTTAGTTTTATCCCTTCTGACAATCCTTGTGTCTTACATGATGATCCTTGTGGCCATCCTCAAGATGAACTCTGCAGAGGGTAGGCTCAAGGCTTTCTCTACCTGTGGATCTCATTTGACAGTGGTAGTTGTATTCTATGGAACTCTATTCTTTATGTATGTGAATCCCAAATCCAGCCATTCCTTTGATACCGATAAAATGGCCTCTGTATTTTACACTATGGTGATACCTATGCTAAACCCCACAATTTACAGTTTGAGGAACAAAGAGGTAAAAAATGCTGTAGGTAGAACCTGGAAAGTGTGTTcaaatattttacttaaaattaactgtaggttataa
- the LOC111748894 gene encoding olfactory receptor 8K3-like codes for MDKYNLTVLNEFILLGITDRPDLKAPLFGILLIVYMVSVVGNLGLIILTKVDSRLHTPMYFFLRHLSFTDLGYSTAIGPKLLVNFIVDQPTISYNWCVMQLSVFSIFISSEIFILSAMAYDRYVAICNPLLYTVIMSPKVCQVLVVIPYLYSLFLSLLTIIKIFVASFCGHVIRHFYCGSLPLISLICSNTHEIKLIILIFSAFNLVLSLLIVLVSYTLILIAIIRMNSAEGRHKAFSTCGSHLTVVVVFYGTLFFTYVHPKSSHSFDTDKMASVFYTLVIPMLNPIIYSLRNKEVKNAVHRTWRLCLNILLKMNCKIR; via the coding sequence ATGGACAAATACAATCTAACGGTGCTGAATGAATTTATTCTACTGGGGATCACAGATCGCCCTGACCTGAAGGCTCCATTATTTGGGATCCTCCTCATTGTTTACATGGTCTCTGTAGTGGGTAACTTGGGCTTGATCATCCTCACCAAGGTTGACTCTAGGCTACAtacacccatgtactttttcctcagacATTTGTCTTTCACTGATCTTGGATATTCAACAGCAATTGGACCCAAACTGCTAGTGAATTTTATTGTAGATCAACCTACAATCTCATATAATTGGTGTGTTATGCAACTCTCTGTCTTCAGTATTTTCATAAGTAGTGAGATTTTCATTCTGTcagcaatggcctatgaccgctatgtggccatctgtaaccctctgctttacacaGTCATCATGTCACCAAAAGTATGCCAGGTGCTGGTGGTCATACCTTATCTCTACAGTCTCTTTTTGTCTTTGCTGACAATCATAAAAATTTTCGTTGCATCGTTTTGTGGCCATGTTATCAGGCATTTCTACTGTGGTAGTTTGCCCTTGATTTCTTTGATCTGCTCAAACACACATGAAATTAAATTAATAATACTGATCTTTTCGGCTTTTAATTTGGTTTTATCCCTTCTAATAGTCCTTGTGTCCTACACGCTGATACTCATTGCCATCATCAGGATGAACTCTGCAGAGGGCaggcacaaggccttctccacaTGTGGATCTCACTTGACAGTGGTAGTCGTTTTCTATGGGACTCTATTCTTTACATATGTGCATCCCAAATCCAGCCATTCCTTTGATACTGATAAAATGGCCTCTGTCTTTTATACTCTGGTAATACCTATGTTAAATCCCATCATCTATAGTTTGAGGAACAAAGAGGTGAAAAATGCTGTACACAGAACCTGGAGACTGTGTTTAAATATTCTACTTAAAATGAACTGTAAGATAAGATAA